The sequence CGATCGCGCCCAGGTCGTGCAGCACGTCCTCGGCGCCCATGGTGCCGGCCCGGATGCGGTCGCGGGCCATGGCCGCGTCGCCGGGCAGCTCGGGCTTGAGGTCGTGGACGGAGACGATCATGCCGTAGTGCTCGGCGACCGCGTCCCGGCCGAAGGGCAGGGTGGGGTTGGTGGAGGAGCCGATGACGTTCGGTACCCCGGCCATCTTCAGCACGTTGGGGACGTGTCCGCCGCCGCAGCCCTCGATGTGGAAGGCGTGGATGGTGCGGCCCTCCAGCACCCTGAGGGTGTCCTCGACCGAGAGGCACTCGTTCAACCCGTCGCTGTGCAGGGCGACCTGCACGTCGTGTTCCTCGGCGACCCGCAGCGCGGTGTCCAGAGCCCGGGTGTGGGCGCCCATGTCCTCGTGCACCTTGAAGCCGCTCGCGCCGCCCTCGGCCAGCGCCTCGATCAGCGGGGCCGGGTGCGAGGACGAACCCCGGCCCAGGAAGCCGATGTTGACCGGCCAGGCGTCGAAGGCGCCGAAGGCGTGGCGCAGCGCCCAGGGGGAGTTGACGCCGACGCCCCACACCGGGCCGAACTCCTGCCCGATGACGGTGGTCACGCCGGAGGCGAGGGATGCCTCCATGATGCGCGGCGACAGCAGATGGACATGGGTGTCGACGGCGCCGGCGGTGGCGATCAGGCCCTCGCCGGAGACGATCGAGGTGCCGGTGCCGACCACCACGTCCACGCCGTCGAGGGTGTCCGGGTTGCCCGCGCGGCCGATCGCGCTGACGCGGCCCTCGCGGATGCCGATGGACACCTTGCGGATGCCCTGCACCGCGTCGATCACCACGACGTTGCTGATCACGACGTCGCAGGTCTCGCGCACGGCGGCGGCCTTGAGGTGCAGTCCGTCACGGGCCGTCTTGCCGAACCCGGCGAGGAACTCGTCGCCGTAGCGCTGCGCGTCGGACTCCACCCGGATGGTCAGGCCCGAGTCGCCGAGGCGGACGCGGTCGCCCGCGCGGGGGCCATGGGTGGCGGCGTACGCGCCCGGGTCGACATGGATCGCCCGGCTGACCTCGCGCCCCTTGGAACGGCTCATCGGTGCTGCCCCTTCCCCTCGTCGCTGAGGTCGCCCTCGTCGCTGCTGACCCCCAGATATCCGCAGGCCGCGGCCCTGCGCAGCGCCTCGGTCCGGGCGCCCGGCGCGTCCAGCGGCCCGTCGACCAGCCCGGCGAAGCCGATCGCGATCCGCTCGCCGCCGATCGGCACCAGGCCGACCTCCTCGCTCTCGCCCGGCCCGAAGCGCACGGAGGATCCGGCGGGTACGGCGAGCCGCATGCCGTAGGCGGCCGCGCGGTCGAAGTCGAGGCGCGGGTTGGCCTCGAAGAAGTGGAAGTGGGAGGTGACGGAGATCGGCACGGTCGCGGTGTTGGTGACGGTGAGCCGGAGCACCGGTTCGGGGTCGGCGTGCGCGGGGCCGGGCAGCAGCGCGCCGGGGGCGTCCGGGCCCAGGCCGCCGCCGAGGGGGTCGGAGACCACCGCGAGCCGGGAGCCGTCGTCGAAGACGGCCTCGACCATCACCTCGGTCACCACGTCGGCGACCCCGGGCAGCACGTCCTCGGGCCCGAGCACGCTCCGCGCCGCCTCGACGGCCTCCGCGAGGCGTCTGCCGTCCCGGGCGGCCTCGCAGACGGTGTCCGCGATCAGCGCGGTCGCCTCCGGGACGTTCAGCCGAAGGCCGCGGGCGCGGCGGGCGCGGGCCAGCTCGGCGGCGCCGAAGAGCAGCAGCCGGTCGCGTTCCGTGGGGGTCAGTCGCACGGCGCGGGACCTCCTTCTCGTCAACCCTGGAGAGCGCTCGTCCACCTTTAGAGCGTCGCTCTAACCTTTAGAACAGCACTCTAAACGGAGGATCCGAGGAAGAGAAGGGCGGGACGACAACGCGCACACGTGATGGATCGAACACCGCTCCAAAAACGCGCAGGGCCGCCGCGACCCCCCGAAGGGGATCCGCGGCGGCCCTGCGCGAAGGGATCCGGCCGTCAGCCGATCTTGTGCATCCAGCCGTGCTTGTCCTCGGTCATGCCCCGCTGGACGCCCAGCAGGGCCTCGCGCAGGCGCATGGTGACCTCGCCGGGGGCGCCGTCCCCGTGGGTCCACTCGTCGGACTTGGTCTTCACATGGCCGATCGGGGTGACCACGGCCGCGGTGCCGCAGGCGAACACCTCGGTCAGTGCGCCGGAGGCCGCGTCCGCGCGCCACTGCTCCAGGGTGATCACACCCTCCTCGGCCTGGTAGCCGAGGTCGCGGGCGACCTGGAGGAGGGAGTCGCGGGTGATGCCCTCCAGGATGGAGCCGGTCAGGTTCGGCGTGAGGATCTTGTCGCCGTAGACGAAGGCGACGTTCATGCTGCCGCTCTCCTCCACCTTGGTGCGGGTGACCGCGTCGAGGTAGACGACCTGGTCGCAGCCGTGGGCCGCGGCCTCGGCCTGCGGGAGCAGGGAGGCGGCGTAGTTGCCGCCGGTCTTGGCGTCACCGGTGCCGCCGGGGACGGCGCGGACATGGTCCTCGGCGACCCAGATGGTGACCGGCTTGACGCCACCGGAGAAGTAGGCGCCGGAGGGCGAGGCGATCAGCAGGAACATGTATTCGTTGGCCGGGTGCACGCCGAGCGCCGCCTCGGTGGCGATCATGAAGGGCCGCAGGTAGAGGGCCGCCTCGCCGCCGTGCGGCGGGACCCAGTCGGCGTCCTGGACGAGCAGCGCGTCCAGGGCGGCGATGAACAGGTCCTCGGGCAGCTCGGCCATGGCCATACGGCGGGCGGAGGTGCGGAAACGACGGGCGTTGGCCTCGGGACGGAACAGCGCGATCGAGCCGTCGGGCTGGCGGTACGCCTTCAGCCCCTCGAAGATCTCCTGGCCGTAGTGCAGCACCTGGGTGGAGGGATCGAGGGAGATCGGGCCGTACGGCACGAGCTGGGCGTCGTGCCAGCCGCGGCCCTCGGTCCACCGGATCGTCACCATGTGGTCGGTGAAGTGGCGGCCGAACCCGGGATTGGCCAGGATCGCCTCGCGCTCGGCGGCGGCGAGGGGGCTGGCGGAGGGCTTGAGCTCGATCGTGGGCGTCGTCATGAGTGATTGTCCTTCACCGGTTGTCGTGACGGGCCGCGCTCACACCTGACACCGGCTGGCGACCGGTGCTCGGACGTCCGAGCTTTCCCTCATACCGCGGCTCCGCGTTCGATTATCGCGCGCAGGCTCCGGCCGATGGAATCGGGTGGGCTACGGCCCAGGGGTCGTGGTGGCGGCCCGGGGGCGATCGTTTCACCCGGCGCGGACATGCGGAAGCCGCCGGGCGGTCGTGCGACCCGGCGGCCTCTTGCGAAGGGAGCGCCGGGTCAGCCGGCTACTCGGGAGGCGAGCGCGTCGCCGATCTCGGAGGTGCTCCGGGCGGGCCGGTCCGCGCGCTCGGTGAGGTCGGCGGCGACCGCCGCGTCGATGCGGTCGGCCTCGGTGTCGTATCCGAGGTGGCGCAGCAGCAGGGCGACGGAGAGGACCGTGGCGGTGGGGTCGGCCTTGCCCTGGCCCGCGATGTCCGGTGCCGAGCCGTGCACCGGCTCGAACATGGACGGGAAGTCGCGGCCCGGGTTGATGTTGCCGGAGGCGGCCACGCCGATGCCGCCGGAGACGGCCGCGGCGAGGTCGGTGATGATGTCGCCGAAGAGGTTGTCGGTGACGATCACATCGAAGCGCTCGGGCTGGGTGACCAGGAAGATGGTGGCCGCGTCGACATGCAGATAGTCGGTGCTGACCTCGGGGAACTCCTGGGCGACCCGGTTGAAGATGTCGGTCCACAGATGGCCGGCGAAGGTCAGCACGTTGTTCTTGTGGACCAGCGTTAGCTTCTTGCGCGGGCGGGCCTGGGCGCGGGCGAAGGCGTCGCGGACGACGCGCTCGACGCCGTAGGCCGTGTTGACGGAGACCTCGGTGGCGACCTCGTGCGGGGTGCCCTTGCGGATGGTGCCGCCGTTGCCGGTGTACGGGCCTTCCGTGCCCTCGCGGACGACGACGAAGTCGATCTCCGGCTGTCCGGCGAGCGGGGTGGACACGCCCGGGAGCAGCTTGCTCGGCCGCAGGTTGACGTGGTGGTCGAAGGCGAAGCGGAGCTTGAGCAGGAAGCCGCGCTCCAGGACGCCGGAGGGCACCGACGGGTCGCCGATGGCGCCGAGCAGGATGGCGTCGTGCCGCTTCAGCTGCGCGAGGTCCGCGTCGGTGAGGGTCTCACCGGTGGCGTGGTAGCGCTTGGCGCCGAAGTCGTAGTCCTGGGTCTCCAGCTTCACATCCTGCGGAAGGACGGCGGAGAGGACCTTCAGACCCTCGGCCACGACCTCCTGGCCGATGCCGTCACCGGGGATCACTGCGAGATTGATGCTGCGAGACATGCGGGCACCCTACTCCTCGTCCCAGGTGATGACACGGGCCGTCCAATATCCGGACGGCCCGTGTCCTGGCGCGGCTCGAAAAGGTTCGCCGGCCGGCTCAGTGGCCGGTCTGGCCGCCGTTGTCCCGGCGGTCGAGGGCGCGCTGGAGGGCGGCGGCGGCGTTCTTGCGGTCGGACTCGGCGGCGCGGGGCACGTGGCGGACGCGGCGGCGGACGGTCGTCTCGGCCATGGAAATCGACTCCTCGGCAGGAAGGGAGCACGGTGATGAGGGGGGTGTTCGAGACGCCGGAGCAGGCGGGGAGCGCTGGCCGCAGGGGTTGCCTGCACGGGGCCCGGCTCACGACCGCCATTCGCTGGATCGAGCGAGACGTTCGGCTCCTTCCAAGCTAAGGGAGCGGCCCGCGTCTGTCTGCATAGTTACTCGGACTTCCTACTATCTGAGACGGCTGATCCCCTCGAACGGCTCTGAGCTGCGGTGACGCGTGTTCGAGTGAGCGCAGCACCCGGATCAGGGCGCGTACGGCATCCGCGGCGGCCGGCTCCGGGGCGGTGACGTGGCCGACGCCCCGGTACGGACCACCTCGACGCGCAGGACGAGTTGTACGACTTCGCCGTACCGCATCTGCGGCAGCGGCGCGCTGACGGCGGACGAGACGGTGGTCGACGGCTTCGACCGGATCGTGGACGCGTTCCTGCTGATGCTGCGGGGCGGGAACACGGGCAAGATCCTGGTGCGGAAGGGGGATCGACGAGCGTCATATTTTTCGGGCGCGAGCCGGTTGGAGTCCGGCGGAGTCGAGGCCGGTCGTGTGGGCGGTGACAAGTCAAGGGCGGCATTCCCCCCGTGATCCCAGCCCGCCCCCGACCTTCTCCGTCTTCAGTCGGACACGCTCTCCTCACCCGCTGGCTCTGCCGGGGTGATGGAACAGTGACAGGTCCTGGACGTATCCCCGGCTGGACCATGAAGAGCCCGAGCCAGATGAAGACACACCCGAACACGTTCCTCTGCCGGGCAATCGGCGACAAGCCTCCTCAACTGGCGCACGATCAGCACGTCCCGGCAAGCCTTCCCCAGCGCCATGAGAGGAGCAAGAGCCAGGACCGCAGTGCCCGCGTACTCGAAGGACATCATGCGTACCGCCTACGGATCGCCGCGGCGATCCTCTGCGCTGCGGCCAGACCTCGAGGTTCTTGGCACCACTGGGCATTGAGGCACCTCAGCACAACGGATGCCTCCCCTATGTCGATCCGCTCGTCATGGGGTTCCCGGTCAGGAGAGGGCCCGACATCCACCCCGTCCAGCTTGGCGGTGACACCGCTGTCGTGCAGCTTCTTCGCAACTTCGACGGCGGGTGCCCCACAGCACCACTCGAAGACGATGTCCTCGGTGTGGTGGGTATAGGTGTTGGCCCAGCCATGCGAGCGCCCCGCCTCGTTGATCACCAGCGGCCTGCGCAGAATCCGGCTGAACAGCAGGTCGCGGGCGGCAAGCCGAGGACCGCCCCGGCGGCCGTCCTCCCACTCTGCGAGTTCCTTGCCCTCGACACTGGAAAGTCGGGCCGGCGCATCCCGCCAGATGGCCGTCAAGCCGCGTTCGACCCGGGGAAGCCGCGGCTGCCAGTCAGGATCGTCGTGCATGAGTCGAACGGCCGCCGAACTGCACAGATCCGCCAGCAGCCATTGGCCGTCAGTACCTTGCAGCCGAAGCCCTGCCACACCTCGGATTCCGCCGTACGAGACATCGAAGCGAGGAAGCAGTTCCTCCACCATGCGGTCGGCCATAACGGGATGGAGGCGGAGAGCAGGGCGATCCCCTTCAGGATCCACCCCCTGAAGACCTAGAACGGCACCGTCGAGCTGACAGTCGCGGAACAGTTCGGTCAATGTGTGGGCGAGCAGGGCTTCGAAGCGCCGTTGTGCTGGACTCTCCGCGTCGGGCACAGGCTGATGGCGCGAGATCCGGCCTTCCCTGGCCCACTGCAGGCAACGGGCATAGTCCACCCCTGTTGCCTGATGGCAGATCTGGGCGGTGCGCTGACGGTTGCTCTGCTTCCCGGACATACGTCTCCCCGTGACCCTGCCCGGCGCAGCCACTGAGGTGACCTGTACATCCTGACCATCGCTCTCGCTGTAAGCGGGTTCGTGAGAGCCCTTTGTTCCCCCCAGAGTTGCCGGGGCCCCGGGGAACAGAACACGCCTGCCTACTGACGCGCTGCCAGCGTAGCAGCACGCATTTGCCCCGAAACGCGCCGGAAATGGGAAACGGGCCGGGAAGCCTGCTTGGGGGTCAGGCTTCCCGGCCCGTCGTTCGGGTCGGGCCGGGGGTCAGCCCATGTGCGGGTACGTGTAGTCGGTCGGCGGGACCAGGGTCTCCTTGATGGCGCGGGTCAGGGTCCAGCGCATCAGGTTCTGGGGGGCACCGGCCTTGTCGTTGGTGCCGGAGGAGCGGCCGCCGCCGAAGGGCTGCTGGCCGACCACGGCGCCGGTCGACTTGTCGTTGATGTAGAAGTTGCCCGCGGCGAAGCGGAGCTTCTCCATCGTGTACGCGGCCGCGGCGCGGTCGCCCGCGATGACCGAGCCGGTGAGGGCGTAGTCCGAGACCGACTCCATCTGGGTCAGCATCTCGTCGTACTTCTCGTCCTCGTAGACGTACACCGCGAGCACCGGGCCGAAGTACTCGGTCGTGAAGACCTCGTTCTCCGGGTCGGAGCACTCGATGACGGTCGGGCGCACGAAGTAGCCGACCGAGTCGTCGTACGTGCCGCCCGCGACGATCGTGCAGGCCGGGTCCGCCTCGGCGCGGTCGATCGCGGCCTTGTTCTTGGCGAAGGAGCGGTCGTCGATGACGGCGCCCATGAAGTGGGACAGGTCCGTCACATCACCCATGGTGAGGTGGTCGACCTCGGCCGCGAACTCCTCCTTGAAACCGGCGTTCCAGATGGAGGCCGGGATGTACGCGCGGGAGGTGGCGCTGCACTTCTGGCCCTGGTACTCGAAGGCACCGCGGGTCAGGGCGGTCTTCAGGATCGCGCGGTCGGCGCTCGGGTGGGCGACCAGGAAGTCCTTGCCGCCGGTCTCGCCGACCAGACGCGGGTACGAGCGGTACTTCTCGATGTTGTTGCCGACCGTCTTCCACAGGTACTGGAAGGTCCTGGTCGAACCGGTGAAGTGGATGCCCGCCAGGTCGCGGTGCTCCAGGGCGACCTTGGAGACCTCGATACCGTCGCCGGTGACGAGGTTGATGACGCCCTTGGGCAGACCGGCCTCCTCCAGCAGCTGCATGAGCAGCACGGCGGCGTGCGTCTGGGTCGGGGACGGCTTCCAGACCACCACGTTGCCCATCAGGGCCGGGGCGGTGGGCAGGTTCGCCGCGATCGCCGAGAAGTTGAACGGCGTGATCGCGTAGACGAAGCCCTCCAGCGGGCGGTGGTCCATGCGGTTCCACACGCCCGGGGAGTTCGCCGGGGGCTGCTCGGCGAGGATGCCGCGGGCGTAGTGCACATTGAAGCGCCAGAAGTCGACCAGCTCACAGGGGCTGTCGATCTCCGCCTGCTGGGCCGTCTTGGACTGGCCGAGCATGGTGGAGGCGGCGATCGTCTCGCGCCACGGGCCGGACAGCAGCTCGGCGGCGCGCAGGATGATCGCGGCGCGGTCGTCGAAGGCCATCGCACGCCAGGCCGGGGCGGCGGCCAGGGCCGCGTCGATGGCGTCCTGGGCGTCCTGCTGGGTGGCGTGGCGGCCGGTGCCGAGGACGGCCTTGTGGTTGTGCGGCTGCACGACCTCGAACGGCTCGCCGCCGCCGAGGCGCTTCTCGCCGCCGATGGTCATCGGCAGCTCGACCGGGTTCTCGGCCAGCTCCTTGAGCTTGGCCTCCAGGCGGGCGCGCTCGGGCGAGCCGGGGGCATAGCCGTGCACCGGCTCGTTGACGGGGGTGGGGACCTGGGTCACAGCGTCCATGAGATCCGAACTCCTTGTACGTGAGCGGGTGGGTGGGCTCAGCCCTTGCTGACCATGCTCCTCAGGAAGAAGCGCAGGTTCGCCGGCTTCTCCGCCAGACGGCGCATGAAGTAGCCGTACCAGTCGGTGCCGTACGCCGTGTAGACGCGCATCCGGTGGCCCTCCGCGGCCAGCCGCAGGTGCTCGTCGCCGCGGATGCCGTACAGCATCTGGAACTCGTACTCGTCGAGCTTACGACCGGCCTTGTGGGCGAGCTCCTGCGCGATGGAGATCAGGCGCGGGTCGTGGGACCCGATCATCGGGTAGCCCTCGCCGTCCATCAGCGTCTTCAGGATGCGCACGTAGGCCTTGTCGATCTCGTGCTTCTGCTGGTAGGCGACCTCGGCGGGCTCCTTGTAGGCGCCCTTGACCAGGCGGACCCGGCTGCCGGCGTCGGCGAGCCGCTTGGCGTCGGCCTCGGTGCGGAACAGGTACGCCTGGATGACACAGCCCGTCTGCGGATGGTCCTTCCGCAGCTCCTCGTGGATGGCGAACATCGAGTCGAGGGTGGTGTGGTCCTCGGCGTCCAGCGTCACGGTCGTACCGATCGCGGCGGCGGCCTCGACGACGGGGCGGACGTTGGCGAGCGCCAGCTCGTGGCCGCCCTCCAGCGCCTGGCCGAACATGGACAGCTTGACCGACATCTCGACCTTCTCGCCGAGCTCCAGCTCCTTGAGGTGGTCGATCAACGCGAGGTAGGCGTCACGGGCGTGGGCGGCCTGCTCGGCGGTGGTGATGTCCTCGCCGACGACGTCCATCGTCAGCTGAAGACCCTGGCCCGTCAGGTCCTTGATGATCGGGACGATGTCGGACACCGTCTCACCCGGGATGAAGCGGTCGACGACCTGCTTGGTCACGGGGGCCGCCGAGATCAGGCGACGCATCCGGTCGCTGCGCGACGCGGCGAGAATCACGGGACCCAGCACGGGGCACCTCCACAGACAAGCACCAGAAGAGGCCATCACCCGACGATTCGGGTACGGCACGGAGAACCACCGTGAAACCTACGGATCCCTCTGATCGTCGGCCACGGACAGCTGTCACGCATCCGTGCCCGGGATCTCAGACATCTGTATGAAGATGGCTGGAAAATGCGGGAGAATGCCCGGGTGGCGGCGGATTACAAGGGCGATTACCAGGAACTGGTGGACGAGATCTCGGAGCTGCTGGGCGCGCCCGCGACCCTGGAGAACCGCGACTTCGAGCTGCTCGCCTTCGGCGCGTACGACAGCGACGACGAGCTGGACGCCTCGGCCCTCGACCCGGTCCGCACCCGCTCGATCCTGACCCGGCGCTCCACGGCGGGCGTGCGCACCTGGTTCGAGGGCTTCGGCATCACCCGCGCCACCGGCCCGGTCCGTATCCCGCCGAGCCCCGAGGCCGGTGTCTACCGCGGCCGGATCTGTCTGCCGGTGCGCCACCGGGGCGTCGTCGTCGGCTATGTCTGGCTCCTGGAGGGCGAGTCCGGGCCGGCCGACGCCCAGCTCGACGCCGCGATGCGGGTGGCCGGCCGGATCGGCGCGCTGCTGGCGGACGAGGCGGAGGCCGGGGCGGGCCTGAGCCGGGAACTGCGGGCGGTCCTCACGGCGGAGGGCGGCTGGCAGCGGGACATGGCGGTGGCCGATCTGCGCACCGCGCTCGGGCCCCGCGCGGACGGCCCCCACACCCTGATCTGTGTGGCCCCCTGGCCCTCCGCCGACCCGGGCGACGCACCCTCCGCCCGTTCCGTCCCGCACGCGGCGGCGCTGTGCACGATCCCCTGGGGGGCCACGGGCCAGAGCCTCGCGGTGCTGGTCCGGCTCCGCTCCCCGGCCGTGGACGCGCCCGCGCTGGCGGCGGCGGGCCGGGTGCTGGAGGAGGCGGAGGGCGCCTGGGGGGCTCTCCGGGTGCCTGGGGGTTCGGGGGCAACGGCGCAGGGGGGCCCGGCACCGGGTCGTTCCGGCACCGGGACGCGGGGCGCCGCGGGCAACGGGGCCGGGGGAACGTCGGGCAAGGAGACGCGCGGGCCGGTGCCACGGGGAGCCGGGGCCGCGGTGGCGGCGGCCGTCGCCGCGGGGGTCGCCGGGGCGGGCCGGTACCCGGGCGGCCTCGGGGCGGCCGGGTACGGCGGGCCCGCGGCCGGGATCGGGGACCCCCGCATCGGACTGGCCGAGCTGGGCGCGGTCTGGCAGGAGGCACGCGCCGCGGCACAGGCCGCGCTGGCCGAACGGCACCTCGGGCCGGTCGCGCAGTGGCGGGGCATCGGGCCCTACCGCCTGCTGACCGCGCTCCCCCCGGAATCCGCGCAGGACCCGGCCGCCGGCCCCCTGCTCTCCCCCGCCCACCGCGAGCTGGCCCGCACCGCCGAGGTCTATCTCGACTGCGCGGGCCAGGCGGGCCGTACGGCGTCCGAGCTGGGCGTCCACCGCCAGACCCTCTACTACCGGCTCAACCGCGTGGAACAGCTGACGGGCCTCGACCTGGACGACGGCGAGGACCGGCTGCTGCTGCACATGGCACTCAAGAGGGCGCGGCTGTAGGGGCACGGCGAAAAAGTTCCGGTTGTCCCCAACTGCGGCCAGGGGTAAGCCCCTTCGCCATGCCTCCCTCTTCTTCCGGTGTGCCGGGGCGGCTCCAGGGACGGCGGAAGGCCGGGCGCGCCGAGGAGGTCCTCGGTGCGCCCGGCCTTCTTCGAGCCGGGTCAGACCAGGTTGACCGAGCGGGCCGACGCGGCGCCGATCTCGGCGGCGACCTCGGCCAGCACGTTCGGCGTCACCGTGTCGTCCACCGTGAGGACGGCCAGCGCCTCGCCGCCCACCGCGGCACGGGCGACCTGCATGCCGGCGATGTTCAGACCGGCCTCGCCGAGGATGCGGCCGACGGTGCCGACGACACCGGGACGGTCCTCGTAGCGCAGGACCAGCATGTGGTCGGCGAGGGCGAGGTCGACGTCGTACTCCCCGACCGCGACGATCTTCTGGATGTGCTTGGGGCCGGCCAGGGTGCCGGAGACCGACACCTCCTCGCCGGTGCCCAGCGTGCCGCGCACGGTCACCACATTGCGGTGCTCGCTGGCCTCGGAGCTGGTGGTGAGGCGGACCTCGACACCGCGCTCCTGGGCGAACAGCGGCGCGTTCACATACGACACCGTCTCGTCCACGACGTCCTCGAACACGCCCTTGAGCGCGGAGAGTTCGAGCACCTTCACGTCGTGCTGGGTGATCTCGCCGTAGACCTCGACGTCCAGCCGCACGGCCACCTCACCGGCGAGCGCGGTGAAGATGCGGCCGAGGCGCTCGGCCAGCGGCAGGCCCGGCTTGACGTCCTCGGCGATGACCCCGCCCTGCACATTGACCGCGTCCGGGACCAGTTCGCCGGCGAGGGCGAGGCGCACCGACCGGGCGACCGCGATGCCCGCCTTCTCCTGCGCCTCGTCCGTGGAGGCGCCCAGGTGGGGGGTGCACACGACCTGGTCCAGC is a genomic window of Streptomyces sp. WP-1 containing:
- a CDS encoding urease subunit alpha; translated protein: MSRSKGREVSRAIHVDPGAYAATHGPRAGDRVRLGDSGLTIRVESDAQRYGDEFLAGFGKTARDGLHLKAAAVRETCDVVISNVVVIDAVQGIRKVSIGIREGRVSAIGRAGNPDTLDGVDVVVGTGTSIVSGEGLIATAGAVDTHVHLLSPRIMEASLASGVTTVIGQEFGPVWGVGVNSPWALRHAFGAFDAWPVNIGFLGRGSSSHPAPLIEALAEGGASGFKVHEDMGAHTRALDTALRVAEEHDVQVALHSDGLNECLSVEDTLRVLEGRTIHAFHIEGCGGGHVPNVLKMAGVPNVIGSSTNPTLPFGRDAVAEHYGMIVSVHDLKPELPGDAAMARDRIRAGTMGAEDVLHDLGAIGITSSDAQGMGRAGETVRRTFAMAGKMKSELGPLEGDGEGDDNARVLRYMAKLTINPAIAHGLSHEVGSIEVGKLADIVLWRPEYFGAKPQLVLKSGFPAYGVVGDPNAATDTCEPLVLGPQFGAYGATAADLSVAFVAQAAVDQGNDTMPTRRRRVAVRGTRGIGPADLRLNARTGAVDVDQRTGLVTLDGDPLRSEPADSVSLNRLYFL
- the ureA gene encoding urease subunit gamma, translating into MRLTPTERDRLLLFGAAELARARRARGLRLNVPEATALIADTVCEAARDGRRLAEAVEAARSVLGPEDVLPGVADVVTEVMVEAVFDDGSRLAVVSDPLGGGLGPDAPGALLPGPAHADPEPVLRLTVTNTATVPISVTSHFHFFEANPRLDFDRAAAYGMRLAVPAGSSVRFGPGESEEVGLVPIGGERIAIGFAGLVDGPLDAPGARTEALRRAAACGYLGVSSDEGDLSDEGKGQHR
- a CDS encoding branched-chain amino acid aminotransferase, which translates into the protein MTTPTIELKPSASPLAAAEREAILANPGFGRHFTDHMVTIRWTEGRGWHDAQLVPYGPISLDPSTQVLHYGQEIFEGLKAYRQPDGSIALFRPEANARRFRTSARRMAMAELPEDLFIAALDALLVQDADWVPPHGGEAALYLRPFMIATEAALGVHPANEYMFLLIASPSGAYFSGGVKPVTIWVAEDHVRAVPGGTGDAKTGGNYAASLLPQAEAAAHGCDQVVYLDAVTRTKVEESGSMNVAFVYGDKILTPNLTGSILEGITRDSLLQVARDLGYQAEEGVITLEQWRADAASGALTEVFACGTAAVVTPIGHVKTKSDEWTHGDGAPGEVTMRLREALLGVQRGMTEDKHGWMHKIG
- a CDS encoding 3-isopropylmalate dehydrogenase, with the translated sequence MSRSINLAVIPGDGIGQEVVAEGLKVLSAVLPQDVKLETQDYDFGAKRYHATGETLTDADLAQLKRHDAILLGAIGDPSVPSGVLERGFLLKLRFAFDHHVNLRPSKLLPGVSTPLAGQPEIDFVVVREGTEGPYTGNGGTIRKGTPHEVATEVSVNTAYGVERVVRDAFARAQARPRKKLTLVHKNNVLTFAGHLWTDIFNRVAQEFPEVSTDYLHVDAATIFLVTQPERFDVIVTDNLFGDIITDLAAAVSGGIGVAASGNINPGRDFPSMFEPVHGSAPDIAGQGKADPTATVLSVALLLRHLGYDTEADRIDAAVAADLTERADRPARSTSEIGDALASRVAG
- the pruA gene encoding L-glutamate gamma-semialdehyde dehydrogenase, with the translated sequence MDAVTQVPTPVNEPVHGYAPGSPERARLEAKLKELAENPVELPMTIGGEKRLGGGEPFEVVQPHNHKAVLGTGRHATQQDAQDAIDAALAAAPAWRAMAFDDRAAIILRAAELLSGPWRETIAASTMLGQSKTAQQAEIDSPCELVDFWRFNVHYARGILAEQPPANSPGVWNRMDHRPLEGFVYAITPFNFSAIAANLPTAPALMGNVVVWKPSPTQTHAAVLLMQLLEEAGLPKGVINLVTGDGIEVSKVALEHRDLAGIHFTGSTRTFQYLWKTVGNNIEKYRSYPRLVGETGGKDFLVAHPSADRAILKTALTRGAFEYQGQKCSATSRAYIPASIWNAGFKEEFAAEVDHLTMGDVTDLSHFMGAVIDDRSFAKNKAAIDRAEADPACTIVAGGTYDDSVGYFVRPTVIECSDPENEVFTTEYFGPVLAVYVYEDEKYDEMLTQMESVSDYALTGSVIAGDRAAAAYTMEKLRFAAGNFYINDKSTGAVVGQQPFGGGRSSGTNDKAGAPQNLMRWTLTRAIKETLVPPTDYTYPHMG
- a CDS encoding proline dehydrogenase family protein, coding for MLGPVILAASRSDRMRRLISAAPVTKQVVDRFIPGETVSDIVPIIKDLTGQGLQLTMDVVGEDITTAEQAAHARDAYLALIDHLKELELGEKVEMSVKLSMFGQALEGGHELALANVRPVVEAAAAIGTTVTLDAEDHTTLDSMFAIHEELRKDHPQTGCVIQAYLFRTEADAKRLADAGSRVRLVKGAYKEPAEVAYQQKHEIDKAYVRILKTLMDGEGYPMIGSHDPRLISIAQELAHKAGRKLDEYEFQMLYGIRGDEHLRLAAEGHRMRVYTAYGTDWYGYFMRRLAEKPANLRFFLRSMVSKG
- a CDS encoding CdaR family transcriptional regulator, giving the protein MRENARVAADYKGDYQELVDEISELLGAPATLENRDFELLAFGAYDSDDELDASALDPVRTRSILTRRSTAGVRTWFEGFGITRATGPVRIPPSPEAGVYRGRICLPVRHRGVVVGYVWLLEGESGPADAQLDAAMRVAGRIGALLADEAEAGAGLSRELRAVLTAEGGWQRDMAVADLRTALGPRADGPHTLICVAPWPSADPGDAPSARSVPHAAALCTIPWGATGQSLAVLVRLRSPAVDAPALAAAGRVLEEAEGAWGALRVPGGSGATAQGGPAPGRSGTGTRGAAGNGAGGTSGKETRGPVPRGAGAAVAAAVAAGVAGAGRYPGGLGAAGYGGPAAGIGDPRIGLAELGAVWQEARAAAQAALAERHLGPVAQWRGIGPYRLLTALPPESAQDPAAGPLLSPAHRELARTAEVYLDCAGQAGRTASELGVHRQTLYYRLNRVEQLTGLDLDDGEDRLLLHMALKRARL